A stretch of the Planktothricoides raciborskii GIHE-MW2 genome encodes the following:
- a CDS encoding HigA family addiction module antitoxin: MQNLENIVNNRLKRPAHPGEVLADILDDLQITEAEFAKALNVSAETVNEIIDGKKAITIDLAIRLGKALGNGPQLWLNLQQKIDIWDAMTVNQEQYEKVHAIV, encoded by the coding sequence AATAACAGACTTAAAAGACCCGCTCATCCAGGGGAAGTTCTGGCAGACATTTTAGATGATTTACAAATCACTGAAGCTGAATTTGCCAAAGCTTTAAATGTATCCGCAGAGACAGTTAATGAAATAATAGATGGCAAAAAAGCCATTACCATAGACCTAGCAATTCGTCTGGGTAAAGCCTTGGGTAATGGCCCGCAACTTTGGTTAAATCTTCAGCAAAAAATTGATATTTGGGATGCCATGACCGTCAATCAAGAACAGTATGAAAAAGTTCATGCAATTGTTTAG
- a CDS encoding Txe/YoeB family addiction module toxin, producing the protein MKISFTEASWSDYLWLQANEQKLLKRVNLLIKDIIITPFGGIGKPEPLKGNLSGYWSRRINTEHRLVYGISEEEITIISCKFHYEK; encoded by the coding sequence ATGAAAATCAGTTTTACGGAAGCCTCTTGGTCAGACTATCTCTGGCTACAAGCAAACGAGCAAAAACTCTTAAAAAGGGTGAATTTACTAATTAAAGATATAATTATAACTCCATTTGGAGGGATTGGCAAGCCTGAACCTCTCAAGGGTAATTTATCAGGATATTGGTCAAGGCGGATTAATACTGAACATCGTTTAGTCTATGGCATTTCTGAGGAAGAAATAACCATTATTTCTTGTAAATTTCACTATGAGAAATAA
- a CDS encoding DUF29 family protein, producing the protein MEELLTLKERLLCGDISGALVIVEELEEMSRDDKINNIRSYAVILLLHLIKRKAENRTTRSWDVSIRNSVREIQEKNKRRKAGGYYLTSEDLLDTLEVAYPMAIDRASLEVAEGIYDPDTLETLVNREEIIEQALALIAPGT; encoded by the coding sequence ATGGAAGAATTGCTAACCCTCAAAGAACGACTTTTGTGTGGAGACATTTCGGGAGCATTAGTCATCGTAGAAGAACTAGAAGAAATGAGCCGTGACGACAAAATTAATAACATTAGAAGTTATGCGGTTATCCTGCTATTACACTTAATCAAACGAAAGGCCGAAAATCGCACAACTCGCTCGTGGGATGTCTCAATTCGCAACAGCGTTCGGGAAATTCAGGAGAAAAACAAGCGCCGGAAAGCAGGTGGCTATTATCTGACATCAGAAGATTTGCTCGACACTCTAGAAGTAGCCTATCCAATGGCAATCGATCGCGCCTCCTTAGAAGTAGCCGAAGGAATTTACGATCCTGATACGTTAGAAACCCTAGTCAACCGGGAAGAAATTATTGAGCAAGCACTGGCATTAATTGCCCCAGGAACCTAA
- a CDS encoding DUF29 domain-containing protein, with protein sequence MKPTLPLYDTDYQLCLEQTIAHPRRFANAQLETQDFSHIDLENLIEEIKSLGKRDKRAICSYLMRLCEHLLKVKYWQQERETCIQIRNRVSCLNLCEETEMLLETRFLNIRNFRLQIQLILKDSPSLKNYLQENFIQEYQNGRKLFLDATGMKSDMIPAEPGFNLEQVLDENWLP encoded by the coding sequence ATGAAACCAACATTACCCTTATACGACACAGACTATCAACTTTGCTTAGAGCAAACGATAGCGCATCCGCGCCGCTTCGCGAACGCCCAGTTGGAAACCCAGGATTTCAGCCATATCGACCTAGAGAATTTAATTGAGGAGATAAAAAGTTTGGGAAAGAGAGACAAACGGGCTATCTGTAGCTATCTCATGCGACTGTGCGAACACTTGCTCAAAGTCAAATATTGGCAACAAGAACGAGAAACTTGTATCCAAATTAGAAACCGGGTTTCTTGCTTAAATCTTTGTGAAGAAACAGAAATGCTGCTAGAAACCCGGTTTCTTAATATTAGAAATTTTCGCTTGCAGATTCAACTCATCCTCAAAGATAGTCCCAGTCTCAAAAACTATCTCCAGGAAAATTTTATTCAGGAATATCAAAATGGCAGGAAACTATTTCTCGATGCCACAGGGATGAAATCAGATATGATTCCCGCAGAGCCCGGTTTTAACCTAGAGCAAGTTCTGGATGAAAACTGGCTACCCTAG
- a CDS encoding glycosyltransferase family 4 protein — MLQLLILSLITFLLSLLTTGWVKQRFRQNLLDIPNDRSSHSQPTPRGGGLGFIIAFASISILTPILSSYFPKIFPNNILQITASSQILNIWLILTPLAIIGIIDDQRNVPASIRYLVQLTAAGIALFCFGPFPQPWLTSFGLPGQIIAYTLTAIAITALINFYNFMDGLDGLVAGVTAVQLGFFALYLNQPVWWLLAAALLGFLWWNWSPAKIFMGDVGSTVLGAAVVIPMLNTDNPTQAWTAIAITLPLTADAIYTLIRRLMRRENIFKAHRSHLYQRLQQSGWTHAQVASTYIGCTVLIALSILGWGAMGAGIGLALVVVGMVGGEVYLGRGAEERRSGGAGV; from the coding sequence ATGCTCCAACTCCTAATTCTATCTCTTATCACCTTCCTCCTCAGCCTCCTAACCACAGGCTGGGTCAAACAACGCTTCCGCCAAAACCTCCTGGATATCCCCAACGATCGCAGTTCCCACAGCCAGCCCACCCCACGGGGCGGCGGCTTAGGCTTCATCATCGCCTTTGCCTCCATTAGCATACTTACACCTATTTTGTCAAGTTATTTTCCTAAAATTTTCCCAAATAATATATTACAGATAACAGCTTCATCACAAATATTAAACATTTGGCTCATTCTCACGCCCCTAGCCATCATCGGCATCATTGACGACCAGAGGAACGTCCCCGCCAGTATCCGCTACCTAGTCCAACTCACCGCAGCGGGTATTGCCCTTTTCTGTTTTGGCCCCTTTCCGCAACCGTGGCTAACCAGTTTCGGACTTCCCGGACAAATCATCGCCTACACCCTTACCGCGATCGCCATCACCGCCCTGATTAACTTCTACAACTTCATGGACGGTCTGGACGGTCTAGTAGCCGGAGTCACCGCAGTGCAACTAGGATTTTTCGCCCTCTACCTCAACCAACCCGTCTGGTGGCTACTTGCTGCTGCCCTCCTAGGCTTTCTGTGGTGGAACTGGTCCCCCGCCAAAATCTTCATGGGCGATGTGGGCAGTACCGTATTAGGTGCAGCGGTGGTTATCCCGATGCTAAATACTGACAACCCAACCCAAGCCTGGACAGCGATCGCCATCACCCTACCCCTCACCGCTGACGCCATTTATACCCTGATTCGCCGTCTGATGCGTAGAGAAAACATCTTCAAAGCCCACCGCAGCCATTTATATCAAAGATTGCAGCAATCCGGCTGGACTCATGCCCAAGTTGCCAGTACCTATATTGGCTGTACAGTGCTAATTGCCCTGAGCATTCTGGGGTGGGGGGCAATGGGGGCTGGGATAGGTTTAGCCCTGGTGGTAGTGGGAATGGTCGGGGGAGAAGTGTATTTGGGCAGGGGAGCGGAGGAGCGGAGGAGCGGAGGAGCAGGGGTGTAG
- a CDS encoding type II toxin-antitoxin system Phd/YefM family antitoxin — protein MKAITSNQAKQELDEIIEQVILDVEPTILCSDRGQQAVLMSLDEFNSWQETIYLLSNPANAEHLLESIKQAKSGKKSVRELLDE, from the coding sequence ATGAAAGCAATTACCAGCAACCAAGCCAAGCAAGAATTAGATGAAATCATCGAGCAAGTTATCCTTGATGTGGAACCAACCATTTTATGTAGCGATCGAGGTCAACAAGCTGTTTTAATGTCTTTAGATGAATTTAACTCTTGGCAAGAAACCATCTATTTACTATCAAATCCAGCCAATGCAGAACATCTATTAGAATCAATCAAACAGGCCAAATCCGGTAAAAAATCTGTTAGAGAATTGCTTGACGAATGA
- a CDS encoding type II toxin-antitoxin system VapB family antitoxin has product MNTKDPDVHAMIKELAQLTGLSLTAAVKMAVERALIQAKTQDDCLRAASRSPKSALLEQRLTEISLRCAALPDCDPSNMDEILGYDV; this is encoded by the coding sequence ATGAATACTAAAGACCCTGATGTTCATGCCATGATTAAGGAATTAGCCCAGCTAACTGGGTTAAGTCTGACCGCAGCGGTGAAGATGGCGGTTGAACGGGCTTTAATTCAAGCAAAAACCCAAGACGATTGCCTCCGCGCCGCTTCGCGATCGCCAAAGTCTGCTTTATTGGAGCAGCGGTTGACGGAGATTTCTTTGCGCTGTGCGGCTTTGCCAGATTGCGATCCCAGCAATATGGATGAGATTCTCGGTTATGATGTGTAG